One window of the Arthrobacter sp. D5-1 genome contains the following:
- a CDS encoding DUF456 domain-containing protein produces MNAELIVTILCGLAIAVGVAGTIIPVLPGSILIGASLLAWAIWGGAGALGWVIFAIGMVFVVAGMAASAVLTGRKLKQHGIPNRSVLIGVVLGVVGMFVIPVVGLFVGFAVGLLLSEVQRTRDFRTAVRSSGAALKATGIGILVEFGLACAAASTWIIGVWINAVNG; encoded by the coding sequence ATGAACGCCGAACTGATCGTGACCATCCTGTGCGGCCTGGCCATTGCGGTAGGTGTCGCCGGGACCATCATTCCTGTACTCCCGGGCAGCATCCTCATCGGTGCGAGCCTGCTGGCCTGGGCCATCTGGGGAGGCGCCGGTGCACTCGGCTGGGTGATCTTCGCCATCGGCATGGTGTTTGTGGTGGCCGGTATGGCCGCCAGTGCCGTGCTCACGGGACGGAAGCTCAAGCAACACGGCATCCCCAACCGGTCGGTGCTCATCGGCGTGGTGCTGGGCGTGGTGGGCATGTTCGTCATTCCCGTAGTGGGGCTCTTTGTGGGGTTTGCCGTAGGGCTGCTGCTCAGCGAAGTCCAACGGACGCGGGACTTCCGTACAGCCGTCCGATCCAGTGGTGCCGCGCTCAAGGCAACGGGCATCGGGATCCTCGTGGAGTTCGGGTTGGCGTGTGCCGCGGCGAGCACGTGGATTATCGGCGTTTGGATCAACGCGGTGAACGGCTAA
- the glyA gene encoding serine hydroxymethyltransferase, giving the protein MVEPLIRPLAQADPEVDQAIAQELIRQQSTLEMIASENFAPTAVMEAQGSVLTNKYAEGYPGKRYYGGCEHVDVIEQLAIDRLKSLFGAEFANVQPHSGAQANASAMHALITPGDTIMGLNLAHGGHLTHGMRINFSGKLYKVVPYGVREDTHTVDMAEVERLALESKPQLIVAGWSAYSRQLDFAEFRRIADLVGAYLMVDMAHFAGLVAAGLHPSPVPHAHIVTSTTHKTLGGPRGGVILTNDADIAKKVNSAVFPGQQGGPLEHVIAAKAVAFKMAAEPEFQERQVRVLEGSKILAQRLLQDDVAAAGISVVSGGTDVHLVLADLRHSVLNGQQAEDTLHRIGITVNRNAVPFDPRPPMVSSGLRIGTPALAARGFKAEDFTEVSDIIATALIAAANSGTKATGSETGTEGDVTLDEATAVELRRRVTALADKFPLYPHLNNNGNGAATEAELIGAAQ; this is encoded by the coding sequence ATGGTTGAACCGCTGATCCGCCCGCTCGCCCAGGCGGACCCGGAGGTCGATCAGGCGATCGCCCAGGAACTCATCCGCCAGCAGTCCACGCTGGAAATGATCGCCTCTGAGAACTTCGCTCCCACGGCCGTCATGGAGGCCCAGGGATCGGTGCTGACCAACAAGTACGCCGAGGGCTACCCGGGCAAGCGGTACTACGGCGGCTGTGAGCACGTAGACGTGATCGAACAGCTGGCCATCGACCGTCTGAAGTCCTTGTTTGGTGCAGAGTTCGCCAACGTCCAGCCCCACTCCGGAGCCCAGGCCAACGCCTCGGCCATGCACGCGCTGATCACCCCCGGCGACACCATCATGGGCCTGAACCTGGCACACGGTGGCCACCTGACCCACGGCATGCGCATCAACTTCTCCGGCAAGCTCTACAAGGTTGTCCCCTACGGCGTCCGCGAGGACACCCACACTGTAGACATGGCTGAGGTCGAGCGCCTGGCTCTTGAGAGCAAGCCGCAATTGATCGTCGCCGGCTGGTCTGCTTACTCCCGCCAGTTGGACTTCGCCGAGTTCCGCCGCATCGCCGACCTGGTGGGTGCCTACCTCATGGTGGACATGGCCCACTTCGCGGGTCTCGTAGCCGCGGGTCTGCACCCCAGCCCGGTGCCCCACGCCCACATCGTCACCAGTACCACGCACAAGACCCTCGGCGGTCCCCGCGGTGGCGTGATCCTGACCAACGATGCCGACATCGCCAAGAAGGTCAACTCGGCAGTCTTCCCCGGCCAGCAGGGTGGTCCGCTGGAGCACGTGATCGCCGCCAAGGCCGTGGCCTTCAAGATGGCCGCTGAGCCGGAGTTCCAGGAACGGCAGGTCCGCGTTCTTGAAGGCTCCAAGATCCTGGCCCAGCGCCTCCTCCAGGACGACGTAGCTGCAGCCGGCATCTCCGTTGTCAGCGGCGGCACCGACGTCCACCTGGTCCTTGCCGATCTCCGCCATTCAGTGCTCAACGGCCAGCAGGCAGAAGACACGCTGCACCGCATCGGCATCACGGTCAACCGCAACGCCGTTCCCTTCGACCCCCGCCCGCCGATGGTTTCCTCGGGCCTGCGCATCGGCACTCCCGCCCTCGCCGCCCGCGGTTTCAAAGCTGAGGACTTCACCGAAGTCTCGGACATCATTGCGACGGCGTTGATCGCCGCAGCGAACAGCGGCACCAAGGCCACAGGCTCAGAGACAGGCACCGAAGGTGACGTCACCCTGGACGAGGCCACCGCCGTCGAACTTCGCCGCCGCGTGACCGCGCTGGCAGACAAGTTCCCGCTTTACCCGCACCTGAACAACAACGGCAATGGCGCCGCAACCGAAGCAGAACTGATTGGAGCAGCCCAGTGA
- a CDS encoding L-serine ammonia-lyase → MALSVLDLFSVGIGPSSSHTVGPMRAAKQFTDGLESSGQLPATVRVQAELFGSLGATGRGHGSDKAVVLGLQGHSPETVNTHTADDQVAAAALDAELHLAGNHRVDFNWDEDVVLHRRKSLPAHPNGMTFRALDHTGTVLRERSFYSIGGGFVVDGDVSGADKVVADDTLLPYPFTTADELLAICLREGKSISDIMLANELVWRSEEELRERLLGIWAVMQECVDNGCSAEGILPGGLKVRRRAPSLFKTLAATDAANKADGAASNPSDPLLAMEWVNLFALAVNEENAAGGRIVTAPTNGAAGIVPAVLHYYTKFVPGANDDGVVRFLLAAAAVGILFKINASISGAEVGCQGEVGSACSMAAAGLCEVLGGTPGQVENAAEVGIEHNLGLTCDPVGGLVQIPCIERNAIASVKAINAARLALHGDGSHKVSLDKAIKTMRETGADMKSKYKETSRGGLAVNVVEC, encoded by the coding sequence ATGGCACTGAGTGTGCTTGATCTGTTTTCTGTTGGCATCGGACCGTCGTCTTCACACACGGTAGGCCCCATGCGCGCGGCAAAGCAGTTCACGGACGGTCTTGAATCGTCCGGCCAGCTTCCGGCTACGGTGCGCGTCCAGGCAGAGCTTTTCGGCTCCCTGGGCGCCACCGGCCGGGGCCACGGCTCAGACAAGGCCGTGGTGCTGGGGCTGCAAGGCCACTCCCCTGAAACCGTTAATACCCACACAGCCGATGACCAGGTTGCGGCCGCGGCACTCGACGCGGAATTGCACCTGGCCGGCAACCACCGGGTGGACTTCAACTGGGACGAGGACGTGGTCCTGCACCGCCGCAAGTCGTTGCCCGCCCACCCCAACGGGATGACCTTCCGGGCGCTGGACCACACGGGCACCGTACTCCGGGAACGCAGCTTCTACTCCATCGGGGGCGGCTTCGTAGTGGACGGTGACGTCTCCGGAGCCGACAAAGTGGTAGCCGATGACACCCTCCTGCCCTACCCCTTCACCACGGCAGATGAACTGCTGGCCATCTGCCTACGCGAAGGCAAGTCCATCTCGGACATCATGCTGGCCAACGAACTCGTGTGGCGTTCCGAGGAAGAACTCCGCGAACGGTTGCTGGGGATTTGGGCCGTCATGCAGGAGTGCGTGGACAACGGCTGCTCTGCCGAGGGAATCCTGCCGGGAGGACTGAAGGTCAGGCGACGGGCGCCGTCGTTGTTCAAGACGCTTGCCGCCACTGACGCCGCCAACAAGGCCGACGGCGCTGCCTCCAATCCTTCGGACCCGCTGCTCGCCATGGAATGGGTCAATCTGTTCGCCCTGGCCGTGAACGAGGAAAACGCCGCGGGCGGCCGGATTGTCACCGCACCCACCAATGGTGCCGCCGGAATTGTCCCCGCCGTGCTGCACTACTACACCAAGTTTGTTCCGGGAGCCAACGACGACGGTGTCGTGCGGTTCCTGCTGGCGGCGGCCGCCGTCGGGATCCTGTTCAAAATCAACGCGTCCATTTCCGGTGCCGAGGTCGGCTGCCAGGGTGAGGTTGGCTCCGCCTGCTCCATGGCTGCCGCCGGCCTCTGCGAAGTCCTGGGCGGAACGCCTGGGCAAGTGGAAAATGCCGCCGAAGTGGGCATCGAACACAACCTGGGCCTCACCTGCGATCCCGTGGGCGGGCTGGTGCAGATCCCCTGCATCGAACGCAACGCGATCGCCAGCGTCAAAGCCATCAATGCCGCCCGCCTTGCCCTGCACGGCGACGGCAGCCACAAGGTGTCCCTCGACAAGGCCATCAAGACCATGCGCGAGACCGGCGCCGACATGAAATCCAAGTACAAGGAGACCTCCCGTGGAGGCCTCGCCGTCAACGTAGTGGAGTGCTAG
- a CDS encoding sarcosine oxidase subunit beta family protein, translating to MSADHLPEHPDFLWRNPDPKKSYDAVIVGGGGHGLATAYFLAKNHGMTNIAILEKGWLAGGNMARNTTIIRSNYLWDESAAIYEHALKLWEILPEELEYDFLFSQRGVMNLAHTLGDVRESVRRVGANRLNGVDAEWLDPQQVKELCPILNISDNIRYPVMGATYQPRAGIAKHDHVAWAFARKCDELGVDIIQNCEVTGFIKDGNRVTGVQTTRGTINTEKVGLCAAGHSSVLAEMAGFRLPIQSHPLQALVSELHEPVHPTVVMSNHVHVYVSQAHKGELVMGAGVDSYNGYGQRGSFHVIEEQMAAAVELFPIFARAHVLRTWGGIVDTTLDASPIVGLSPVENMFVNCGWGTGGFKGTPAAGLTFAHTIATGAPHKLNKPFALERFETGALIDEHGAAAVAH from the coding sequence GTGAGTGCAGACCACCTCCCCGAACACCCGGACTTCCTCTGGCGCAACCCGGACCCGAAGAAAAGCTACGATGCCGTAATTGTGGGCGGCGGCGGGCACGGCCTGGCCACCGCGTACTTCCTGGCGAAGAACCACGGCATGACCAACATCGCCATCCTGGAAAAGGGCTGGCTGGCCGGTGGAAACATGGCCCGCAACACCACCATCATCCGTTCCAACTACCTTTGGGACGAGAGCGCCGCCATTTACGAGCACGCCCTCAAGCTCTGGGAAATCCTCCCGGAAGAGCTGGAGTACGACTTCCTGTTCAGCCAGCGCGGCGTCATGAACCTGGCCCACACCCTGGGCGATGTCCGCGAAAGCGTTCGCCGCGTGGGTGCCAACCGGCTCAACGGCGTGGATGCTGAGTGGCTGGACCCTCAGCAGGTCAAGGAACTCTGCCCCATCCTGAACATCAGCGACAACATCCGCTACCCCGTCATGGGCGCCACGTACCAGCCACGCGCAGGCATTGCCAAGCACGATCACGTGGCGTGGGCCTTTGCACGCAAGTGCGACGAACTGGGCGTGGACATCATCCAGAACTGCGAAGTCACCGGCTTCATCAAGGACGGCAACCGCGTCACTGGAGTCCAGACCACCCGCGGCACCATCAACACCGAAAAGGTGGGCCTCTGCGCCGCCGGCCACAGCTCAGTCCTGGCAGAAATGGCCGGCTTCCGCCTGCCGATCCAGTCGCACCCGCTCCAGGCCTTGGTCTCCGAACTGCACGAGCCGGTCCACCCCACAGTTGTCATGTCCAACCACGTGCACGTGTACGTGTCCCAGGCCCACAAGGGCGAACTGGTAATGGGCGCCGGCGTGGACTCCTACAACGGCTACGGCCAGCGCGGCTCGTTCCACGTGATTGAGGAGCAGATGGCAGCAGCTGTTGAGCTCTTCCCGATCTTCGCCCGGGCCCACGTGCTCCGGACCTGGGGCGGCATTGTGGACACCACACTGGACGCCTCGCCGATCGTGGGGCTGAGCCCCGTGGAGAACATGTTCGTCAACTGCGGTTGGGGAACCGGCGGCTTCAAGGGCACTCCGGCGGCAGGCCTGACCTTCGCGCACACCATTGCTACCGGCGCACCGCACAAGCTGAACAAGCCGTTCGCGCTGGAACGCTTCGAAACCGGCGCCTTGATCGACGAACACGGCGCCGCAGCCGTAGCCCACTAG
- the purU gene encoding formyltetrahydrofolate deformylase, with the protein MTAIQTETAAAASPETTVEHVLTLDCPEGPGIVHAVSGFLLDHGCDIIDNKQFGDRAEGHFFMRVHFASDGDASTVDTLREAFAPVGDKYSMNWQLQPQGYKRRVLIMVSKFGHCLNDLLFRARIGELPIDVVGVVSNHTDHQGLAEWHGIPFFHVPVTAATKPDAEGRLLEIIDELDVELIVLARYMQVLSDDLARKLDGRAINIHHSFLPSFKGAKPYHQAYARGVKTVGATAHYVNGELDEGPIIAQQVVEVDHTFGPDDLVAAGRDTECKALSNAVRWHCEGRIILNGNRTIVLK; encoded by the coding sequence ATGACTGCCATCCAAACTGAAACTGCTGCCGCCGCCTCCCCGGAGACGACTGTGGAACACGTTCTCACCCTAGACTGCCCCGAAGGTCCGGGCATCGTGCACGCTGTGTCCGGCTTCCTGCTGGACCACGGCTGCGACATCATCGACAACAAGCAGTTCGGCGATCGTGCCGAGGGCCACTTCTTCATGCGCGTCCATTTCGCGTCCGACGGCGATGCCTCCACGGTTGATACCTTGCGGGAGGCCTTCGCCCCGGTGGGTGATAAGTACAGCATGAACTGGCAGTTGCAGCCCCAAGGGTACAAGCGACGTGTGCTGATCATGGTCTCCAAGTTTGGGCACTGCCTGAACGACCTCCTGTTCCGCGCACGGATCGGCGAACTGCCCATCGACGTGGTGGGCGTTGTGTCCAACCACACCGACCACCAGGGGTTGGCGGAGTGGCACGGGATCCCGTTCTTCCACGTTCCGGTCACCGCGGCTACCAAGCCGGACGCCGAGGGGCGTCTTCTGGAGATCATCGATGAACTGGACGTTGAACTCATTGTCCTGGCCCGCTACATGCAGGTGCTCAGTGATGATCTGGCCCGCAAACTGGATGGCCGCGCGATCAACATCCACCACTCGTTCCTGCCCAGCTTCAAGGGTGCCAAGCCCTATCACCAGGCATACGCGCGTGGTGTGAAAACTGTGGGTGCCACCGCCCACTACGTGAATGGTGAGTTGGATGAAGGTCCCATCATCGCCCAGCAGGTAGTGGAGGTGGACCACACGTTCGGGCCGGACGATCTCGTAGCCGCCGGCCGGGACACCGAATGCAAAGCCCTCAGCAACGCCGTTCGCTGGCACTGCGAGGGGCGGATCATCCTGAATGGGAACAGGACAATCGTGTTGAAATAG
- a CDS encoding sarcosine oxidase subunit gamma family protein, with protein MAETATPAETAHVDRVRGARRSPAEHLAEAFTSGSVPGTVTLTEIPYQAMVGIRVHPASDAGARVASVTGGLPATCGAVTGGAVSDKGSVNTLWLGPTEFLVVAPEEAHDSLGGSLVSDLTSALGGDAGQVVDLSANRTTFELSGSHARAVLEKTCALDLHPRVFKAGTAVSTELAHIPVMLWKTSDESYRIFPRASFADFLGRWLLDAMREYASPEVP; from the coding sequence ATGGCTGAAACAGCAACACCAGCAGAAACCGCACACGTCGACCGCGTCCGGGGCGCCCGCCGCAGCCCGGCCGAGCACCTGGCTGAGGCCTTCACCTCCGGCTCCGTGCCGGGCACGGTGACGCTCACCGAAATCCCTTACCAGGCCATGGTGGGCATTCGGGTTCACCCAGCGTCCGACGCCGGTGCCCGCGTTGCGTCCGTGACCGGCGGCTTGCCTGCCACCTGCGGTGCAGTGACGGGCGGTGCGGTTTCAGACAAGGGTTCCGTCAACACCCTGTGGCTCGGCCCCACCGAGTTCCTGGTGGTAGCTCCGGAGGAAGCCCACGATTCGTTGGGTGGCTCCCTGGTCAGCGATCTGACCTCGGCGCTGGGTGGCGACGCCGGCCAGGTGGTGGACCTGTCCGCCAACCGCACCACGTTTGAGCTCTCCGGCAGCCACGCCCGCGCAGTGCTGGAGAAGACCTGCGCCCTGGACCTGCATCCACGGGTCTTCAAGGCCGGCACGGCTGTCTCCACTGAGCTCGCGCACATCCCGGTGATGCTCTGGAAGACCTCGGATGAGTCGTACCGGATCTTTCCCCGGGCCTCGTTTGCCGATTTCCTGGGACGCTGGCTCCTCGACGCCATGCGGGAGTACGCCTCGCCTGAGGTCCCCTGA
- a CDS encoding sarcosine oxidase subunit delta has product MLLISCPNCGPRDETEFHYGGQAHIAYPENPNDLTDREWAEYLFYRENTKGTFAERWVHSTGCRQWFNMLRDTVSYEIHSIYGMGQPRPDLTVNSPMSEPDKPGEFTQSGDFGQAGEPGLAPGATAPTATTPISSEGV; this is encoded by the coding sequence ATGCTCCTCATTTCATGCCCCAACTGCGGGCCACGCGACGAAACCGAATTCCACTACGGCGGCCAAGCACACATCGCCTACCCGGAGAACCCGAACGACCTCACGGACCGCGAATGGGCTGAATACCTGTTCTACCGCGAGAACACCAAGGGCACCTTCGCCGAGCGCTGGGTCCACAGCACTGGCTGCCGCCAGTGGTTCAACATGCTCCGCGACACCGTGAGCTACGAAATCCACTCCATTTACGGGATGGGCCAGCCCCGCCCGGACCTCACAGTGAACAGCCCGATGAGCGAACCGGACAAACCAGGGGAGTTCACCCAGTCCGGGGACTTCGGCCAGGCCGGCGAACCCGGGCTCGCCCCCGGAGCCACAGCCCCCACGGCAACTACCCCCATCTCCTCGGAAGGAGTCTAG
- a CDS encoding sarcosine oxidase subunit alpha family protein translates to MTNKNARLATGGRIDRSISWRFTVDGQEFTGHPGDTIASALLANGHINAGNSLYEDRPRGIMAAGVEESNALVKIAPRFRGHVAESMLPATAVSLVDGMNIELLSGLGKLDPNEDKAEYDKKYVHTDVLVVGGGIAGLAAAREAVRTGARVILIDDQPELGGSLLSGSTAPELAELIEGKPALEWVADVEAELVSAGECTVLNRTTAFGSYDSNYFIAAQNRTDHLSVPAASGVSRQRIWHIRAKQVVLAPGAHERPLVFENNDRPGIMLASAARTYLNRYAVAAGSRVVITTTNDSAYALAADLKAAGVAVAAVVDARPQISAKAAAAVESGIRVLIGSAVADTSADENGRLNGVTVRSINDDGDLTSGVEQLAADLLAVSGGWSPVVHLHSQRQGKLRWDDELAAFIPTKPVRDQQVVGAGRGSFELQDCLAEGISAGAAASIAAGFESATTPVELQAPVASAPSRQLWLVPGQTGEPGEWHHHFVDFQRDQSVADVLRSTGAGMRSVEHVKRYTSISTANDQGKTSGVNAIGVIAAALKFGGAENIPGVGEIGTTAYRAPFTPVAFAALAGRQRGELFDPARVTSIHPWHVAQGALFEDVGQWKRPWYYPQAGEDMDTAVLRECAAVRDSVGFMDATTLGKIEIRGKDAGEFLNRVYTNAFKKLAPGSARYGVMCTLDGMIFDDGVTLRLDEDRYFMTTTTGGAAKVLDWLEEWHQTEWPELDVVCTSVTEQWSTIAVVGPKSRAVVAKVAPQLAENGGLDAEAFPFMTFRETTLASGVQARVCRISFSGELAYEINIPSWYGLNTWEAVAAAGAEFNITPYGTETMHVLRAEKGYPIVGQDTDGTVTPQDAGMDWIVSKAKDFIGKRSYLRQDASREDRKHLVSVLPVDHSLRLPEGTQLVEKGIPVNPASGPVPMEGFVTSSYHSAALGRSFALALIHNGRNRIGETLVASLGDQLVDVVVGETVLFDAEGTRKDG, encoded by the coding sequence GTGACCAACAAGAACGCACGCCTCGCCACCGGCGGACGCATCGATCGCAGCATCTCTTGGCGCTTCACCGTGGACGGCCAGGAATTCACCGGCCACCCTGGCGACACCATCGCTTCGGCGCTGCTCGCCAACGGCCACATCAACGCCGGCAACTCCCTCTACGAGGACCGCCCCCGCGGCATCATGGCCGCCGGCGTGGAAGAGTCCAATGCCTTGGTCAAGATCGCGCCCCGCTTCCGCGGACACGTTGCCGAGTCCATGCTTCCCGCCACCGCAGTGTCCTTGGTGGACGGCATGAACATTGAGCTCCTGTCCGGCCTTGGCAAGCTTGATCCCAACGAGGACAAGGCTGAGTACGACAAGAAGTATGTCCACACGGATGTCTTGGTCGTCGGCGGTGGCATCGCCGGCTTGGCAGCCGCCCGCGAAGCTGTCCGCACCGGTGCCCGAGTCATCCTGATCGACGACCAGCCCGAGCTCGGAGGCTCCCTGCTCTCCGGTTCCACCGCCCCGGAGCTGGCCGAACTGATCGAAGGCAAGCCGGCCCTGGAATGGGTTGCTGACGTCGAAGCCGAACTGGTTTCCGCCGGCGAATGCACGGTGCTGAACCGCACCACTGCTTTCGGTTCCTACGACTCCAACTACTTCATCGCAGCCCAGAACCGCACGGACCACCTCAGCGTCCCGGCAGCATCGGGTGTCTCGCGCCAGCGTATTTGGCACATCCGTGCCAAGCAGGTTGTCCTGGCTCCGGGCGCCCACGAGCGTCCGTTGGTGTTCGAGAACAACGACCGCCCCGGCATCATGCTCGCCTCGGCTGCCCGCACCTACCTGAACCGTTACGCCGTGGCGGCCGGTTCACGCGTGGTCATCACCACCACCAACGATTCCGCTTACGCACTTGCCGCAGACCTGAAGGCAGCAGGCGTGGCGGTTGCCGCCGTCGTCGATGCCCGTCCGCAGATCAGCGCAAAGGCAGCCGCCGCCGTCGAGTCCGGTATCCGGGTCCTGATCGGCAGCGCCGTGGCTGACACGTCGGCGGACGAGAATGGCCGCCTGAATGGCGTCACCGTCCGCAGCATTAACGACGACGGCGACCTCACCTCAGGCGTCGAACAGCTCGCTGCCGATTTGCTCGCCGTTTCCGGTGGTTGGAGCCCGGTGGTCCACCTTCACAGCCAGCGCCAGGGCAAGCTGCGTTGGGATGATGAGCTCGCTGCCTTCATTCCCACCAAGCCGGTCCGTGACCAGCAGGTGGTTGGCGCCGGCCGTGGCAGCTTTGAACTGCAGGACTGCCTGGCAGAAGGCATCTCGGCGGGAGCGGCAGCGTCCATCGCCGCTGGCTTCGAATCCGCCACCACCCCGGTGGAACTGCAGGCACCTGTGGCCAGCGCTCCAAGCCGCCAGCTCTGGCTGGTCCCCGGCCAAACCGGTGAGCCCGGCGAATGGCACCACCACTTCGTCGACTTCCAGCGCGACCAGTCCGTGGCCGATGTCCTCCGCTCCACCGGGGCCGGCATGCGCTCCGTGGAGCACGTCAAGCGGTACACCTCCATCAGCACGGCCAATGACCAGGGCAAGACCTCCGGCGTCAACGCAATCGGCGTCATCGCCGCGGCGCTGAAGTTCGGCGGAGCTGAGAACATTCCGGGCGTCGGCGAAATTGGCACCACCGCTTACCGTGCGCCGTTCACGCCGGTGGCCTTCGCAGCGTTGGCAGGCCGCCAGCGTGGCGAACTGTTCGACCCCGCCCGCGTCACCTCCATCCACCCGTGGCACGTTGCCCAGGGCGCACTGTTCGAAGATGTTGGTCAGTGGAAGCGCCCCTGGTACTACCCGCAGGCCGGGGAAGACATGGACACGGCAGTCCTGCGTGAGTGCGCAGCGGTCCGCGACTCCGTGGGCTTCATGGACGCCACCACTCTGGGCAAGATCGAGATCCGTGGCAAGGACGCCGGCGAATTCCTGAACCGCGTGTACACCAATGCGTTCAAAAAGCTCGCCCCGGGATCCGCCCGCTACGGTGTCATGTGCACTTTGGACGGCATGATCTTCGACGACGGCGTAACCCTCCGCTTGGACGAGGACCGCTACTTCATGACCACCACCACCGGAGGCGCAGCCAAGGTGCTGGACTGGCTGGAAGAGTGGCACCAGACGGAGTGGCCGGAGCTCGATGTGGTCTGCACGTCCGTGACGGAGCAGTGGAGCACCATCGCCGTGGTTGGCCCGAAGTCCCGCGCAGTGGTCGCCAAGGTTGCTCCCCAGCTCGCCGAAAACGGTGGCCTGGACGCTGAAGCCTTCCCGTTCATGACGTTCCGCGAGACCACTCTGGCCTCCGGAGTGCAGGCACGCGTTTGCCGTATCTCCTTCTCCGGCGAACTGGCCTACGAAATCAATATCCCGTCCTGGTACGGACTCAACACCTGGGAAGCTGTTGCTGCCGCAGGTGCGGAGTTCAACATCACCCCGTACGGTACCGAAACCATGCACGTGCTCCGCGCCGAGAAGGGCTACCCGATCGTTGGGCAGGACACCGACGGCACGGTCACCCCGCAGGACGCCGGCATGGACTGGATCGTCTCCAAAGCGAAGGACTTCATCGGCAAGCGCTCCTACCTTCGGCAGGACGCCAGCCGTGAGGACCGCAAGCACCTGGTGAGCGTCCTTCCCGTGGACCACTCGCTGAGGTTGCCGGAAGGTACGCAGCTGGTGGAAAAGGGCATCCCGGTCAACCCGGCCTCCGGACCCGTCCCCATGGAGGGTTTCGTGACCTCCAGCTACCACAGCGCCGCGCTGGGCCGTTCCTTCGCCCTGGCACTCATTCACAACGGCCGCAACCGCATCGGCGAGACCCTGGTGGCCTCGCTGGGAGACCAATTGGTGGACGTGGTTGTTGGCGAAACCGTACTTTTCGATGCTGAAGGGACCCGCAAAGATGGCTGA
- a CDS encoding GntR family transcriptional regulator, with translation MSAALEALESVPQGTSLAENAYLLLRDRLIMLDIKPGDPINDGQIAAELGIGRTPVREAIKRLESDHLVVSYPRRGTFATGVDITQLAEVSEIRELLEPLASRKAARMASPAMRSELRGVAAAIRDLEGQDNSSQELMRYDIQVHRLIYKASANAHLEDVLIRYDNLATRIWCHMLEKMPSVSGHISEHADLLTAIADGDEDRAAELALHHVVSFEETIRKVL, from the coding sequence ATGAGCGCAGCACTGGAAGCACTGGAATCAGTTCCGCAGGGCACGTCCCTGGCGGAGAACGCCTACTTGCTGCTGCGCGACCGGCTTATCATGCTGGACATCAAGCCCGGCGACCCCATTAATGACGGCCAGATTGCTGCAGAACTGGGAATCGGGCGCACCCCCGTCCGCGAAGCCATCAAACGCCTTGAAAGCGACCATCTCGTGGTGTCGTACCCGCGGCGCGGCACCTTCGCCACCGGCGTGGACATCACCCAGCTCGCCGAAGTCTCCGAAATCCGCGAGCTCCTGGAACCGCTCGCCTCCAGGAAGGCTGCCCGCATGGCCAGCCCCGCCATGCGTTCCGAGCTTCGCGGCGTCGCAGCGGCCATCCGTGATCTCGAAGGCCAGGACAATTCCTCCCAGGAACTCATGCGCTACGACATCCAGGTGCACCGGCTCATCTACAAAGCCTCCGCCAATGCGCACCTCGAAGACGTTCTGATCCGATACGACAACCTCGCCACCCGCATCTGGTGCCACATGCTCGAGAAGATGCCCTCCGTGTCCGGTCACATCTCCGAACACGCCGACCTCCTCACGGCCATCGCCGACGGCGACGAAGACCGCGCCGCCGAACTCGCCCTGCACCACGTGGTCAGCTTCGAAGAGACCATCCGCAAGGTCCTCTGA